The following are from one region of the Ferrimicrobium acidiphilum DSM 19497 genome:
- a CDS encoding type II secretion system F family protein — protein MTARIITLLLIVILVAIAAQLSKHSPLNRDHERLLRHLRPVGERPSQRTNLFNDVTTSISRELALLLIDQPPARYLLTISTNASVVTALLVVVSTLITPTIAPFLAAAVAWFLMVAMQRLLLFTKAQQAADALRNDMPLLLSELQTSLERGNSLTSAVIATARSTQTVWRDQLERSAASLTRGEPLSRVLADLAHNVSDPDVQRALELLALSNQHQVAQQLVAQLLTKAKLDHHHRLIATAGKREQLIWIPVALATLIPGVLLVIVPLIGSLKMLALHP, from the coding sequence GTGACCGCCAGAATCATAACCCTACTGTTGATCGTCATCCTCGTGGCCATCGCAGCCCAGCTCAGCAAGCACTCCCCACTCAACAGGGACCATGAGCGCCTCCTGCGTCATCTTCGCCCAGTTGGAGAACGCCCAAGTCAGCGCACGAATCTTTTTAACGATGTGACTACCAGCATCAGCAGAGAATTGGCACTCCTATTGATAGATCAGCCTCCAGCTCGATATCTGCTGACCATCTCTACGAACGCAAGCGTGGTGACCGCGTTGCTGGTAGTGGTGTCGACTCTAATCACTCCCACAATCGCACCATTCCTCGCGGCTGCAGTCGCATGGTTTCTCATGGTTGCGATGCAACGACTACTCCTGTTTACAAAGGCACAGCAGGCAGCCGACGCTCTCCGCAATGACATGCCGCTCCTGCTGAGCGAACTTCAGACCTCGCTCGAGAGAGGAAACTCTCTCACCTCAGCGGTCATAGCCACTGCTCGCTCCACCCAAACAGTATGGCGTGACCAGCTTGAACGCTCAGCCGCCTCGCTCACCAGAGGCGAGCCGCTGTCGAGAGTACTAGCAGACCTCGCTCATAACGTCTCGGACCCCGACGTCCAACGAGCGCTCGAACTCTTAGCTCTCTCGAACCAGCATCAGGTAGCCCAACAATTAGTTGCCCAGCTGCTGACAAAGGCAAAACTCGACCACCATCATCGGCTCATCGCCACCGCAGGCAAGCGCGAACAGTTGATCTGGATTCCAGTTGCCCTCGCTACCCTCATCCCTGGAGTACTACTGGTCATCGTACCACTTATCGGCTCGCTAAAAATGCTCGCCTTGCATCCTTGA
- the ybeY gene encoding rRNA maturation RNase YbeY has product MSSGELEIFVANEQDDVPIAEDLFYALAKQIATEEYKVRPAELSVIFVDRDVIASMNLEFRAVSGPTDVLSFVIEEDDAPFGGSPDSRRPTPTSPEPERPALLGDIVICPLVASENAPAHEGDRGHDGTLEDELALLLVHGILHLKGMDHVIDAEAEVMEAREDELLERFYRPLKATQLGRGRE; this is encoded by the coding sequence GTGAGCAGTGGTGAGTTAGAGATCTTTGTCGCTAATGAGCAAGATGATGTTCCGATAGCTGAAGACCTGTTCTACGCCCTAGCAAAGCAGATCGCCACCGAGGAGTACAAGGTTCGTCCGGCAGAACTTTCAGTCATCTTCGTCGATCGCGATGTGATCGCCTCGATGAATCTGGAGTTTCGCGCGGTTAGCGGCCCTACCGATGTACTTTCTTTCGTGATCGAGGAGGATGACGCGCCTTTTGGAGGATCTCCAGACTCGCGGAGACCGACGCCAACCTCTCCAGAGCCGGAGCGCCCTGCGCTGCTAGGTGACATCGTAATTTGTCCGTTAGTCGCATCCGAGAACGCCCCAGCACACGAAGGGGATCGCGGACACGACGGTACACTTGAGGACGAGTTAGCACTTTTGCTCGTGCATGGGATCCTGCACCTTAAGGGGATGGATCATGTTATTGATGCTGAGGCAGAGGTGATGGAGGCACGAGAGGATGAGTTGTTGGAACGGTTCTACCGTCCCCTGAAGGCGACACAGCTTGGTCGGGGGCGTGAGTAG
- a CDS encoding proline iminopeptidase-family hydrolase: MASENSYLDYSSRNDRLSGGARRIPIETPAGSFYVWTKRVGNNPKLKVLLLHGGPGANHAYFEAVDSYFPASGIEYYYYDQLGSIFSDQPNEPSLWEIDRFVDEVEQVRYALGLDRDNFVLLGHSWGGILAIEYALAHQDHLRGLVISNMMASAPAYTAYAEQVLMPQMDQDALSEIKAIEAAGDIDNPRYMELLIPHFYEYHTLRMPAAEWPDPVQRGFDHINQQIYVSMQGPSELGMSADAKLAAWDRVNDLEKIMVPTLVIGARYDTMDPAHMEMMSERLPRGHYLYCPNGSHMALYDDQQTYFAGLVDFLRQLPS, translated from the coding sequence ATGGCTAGTGAGAACTCGTATCTCGACTACTCGAGCCGCAACGATCGGCTAAGCGGCGGGGCCAGGCGAATTCCGATCGAAACACCTGCTGGCAGCTTTTATGTCTGGACCAAGCGGGTCGGCAACAACCCAAAACTCAAGGTGCTACTGCTTCATGGAGGACCGGGTGCGAACCACGCCTACTTTGAGGCCGTCGATAGCTACTTCCCAGCCTCCGGCATCGAGTACTACTATTACGACCAACTCGGGTCGATCTTCAGCGACCAACCGAACGAACCATCGCTATGGGAGATCGACCGCTTCGTAGACGAAGTCGAACAGGTGCGCTACGCCCTCGGTCTGGACCGTGACAACTTCGTGTTGCTCGGACATTCATGGGGTGGCATCCTCGCTATCGAATACGCCTTAGCCCATCAGGATCATCTACGCGGCCTCGTGATCTCCAACATGATGGCCAGTGCACCGGCGTATACCGCCTACGCAGAGCAGGTCCTGATGCCGCAGATGGATCAGGACGCGCTCTCAGAGATCAAGGCTATCGAAGCGGCAGGAGATATAGACAATCCTCGCTACATGGAGCTCTTGATTCCTCACTTTTACGAGTATCACACCTTACGGATGCCAGCTGCTGAATGGCCCGACCCAGTGCAGAGAGGATTCGATCATATCAATCAACAGATCTACGTATCCATGCAAGGACCAAGTGAACTCGGCATGAGTGCCGACGCCAAACTTGCAGCCTGGGATCGGGTAAATGACCTCGAGAAGATCATGGTACCGACTCTGGTCATTGGCGCGCGCTACGACACCATGGATCCAGCCCACATGGAGATGATGTCCGAGAGGCTCCCCCGTGGTCACTACCTGTACTGTCCTAACGGGAGCCACATGGCGCTCTATGACGACCAGCAGACCTACTTTGCAGGGCTAGTCGACTTCCTCCGGCAGCTACCGAGCTAA
- a CDS encoding helix-turn-helix domain-containing protein — protein sequence MVDGRWLSSKDAAERLGVSLRTLYRLIDEGQLVGYQIGRNIRLRHEDLDDYVQRSRITPGDLRHLYQFDEMDANHQNLSSVEVDTQSVID from the coding sequence GTGGTAGATGGCAGGTGGCTGAGTTCCAAAGATGCGGCTGAACGACTTGGGGTCTCATTGCGTACGCTATACCGGTTGATTGATGAGGGCCAGCTAGTGGGGTACCAGATTGGACGCAATATTCGGTTGCGCCATGAAGATCTCGATGATTACGTGCAAAGAAGTCGTATAACACCTGGTGACCTCAGGCATCTTTATCAGTTCGATGAGATGGATGCCAACCATCAGAACTTGAGTTCTGTCGAGGTAGATACTCAAAGCGTTATTGACTAG
- a CDS encoding tyrosine-protein phosphatase, which translates to MNTPVDAHLSQDHRHLLVAASLGSKLGLRPIGPLAALELDDASCAPVIEREVDNTRYFIANRRIPLDGATNFRDAGGRRTENGDLVEWRTHYRSENLVKLTSRDWELVEALGIDMILDLRHGDESGLAPSKAPSSISIVQIPIVGNLAGHVDATSALLDGKIDRIDDDAMRSMYLDLVAQHGQDLLTAFELYRDHDHPVLVHCTAGKDRTGIVVALWQLSQGVSPREVLEDYRLSSLYRTLPRFLTLRPDLLAAHVNPRNIHSYISTQNESLAAALEALDLNSVLRR; encoded by the coding sequence GTGAATACTCCTGTCGATGCACACCTGAGCCAAGATCACCGCCACCTCCTTGTTGCCGCTTCGCTCGGATCCAAGCTCGGCCTCCGTCCCATCGGGCCGCTCGCGGCGCTAGAGCTGGATGACGCCTCCTGCGCCCCGGTCATCGAGCGAGAGGTAGACAATACACGCTACTTCATCGCGAATCGAAGAATACCTCTTGACGGAGCAACGAACTTTCGCGATGCAGGCGGTCGTAGAACCGAAAACGGCGACTTAGTCGAGTGGCGCACCCACTATCGGTCCGAGAACCTGGTCAAGCTCACCTCACGTGACTGGGAACTCGTCGAAGCCCTCGGCATAGATATGATCCTCGATCTGCGCCACGGCGATGAGTCAGGACTCGCACCGTCTAAGGCACCGAGCAGCATCAGCATCGTACAGATCCCTATCGTTGGCAATCTCGCCGGTCACGTCGACGCAACGAGTGCTCTACTCGATGGCAAGATAGACCGCATCGACGACGATGCCATGCGATCCATGTATCTTGACCTCGTCGCACAGCACGGCCAAGACCTATTGACAGCCTTCGAGCTCTACCGCGATCACGACCACCCAGTCCTCGTGCACTGCACAGCCGGTAAGGATCGAACCGGGATAGTCGTTGCACTTTGGCAACTATCTCAGGGAGTCTCTCCTAGAGAGGTGCTCGAAGACTATCGCCTATCCTCTCTCTATCGCACACTACCCCGCTTCTTGACGCTACGTCCCGACCTACTTGCTGCACACGTGAATCCTCGCAACATCCATAGCTACATCTCGACCCAGAATGAATCGCTGGCCGCAGCGCTCGAGGCACTCGATCTCAACTCCGTTCTTCGTCGCTAG
- a CDS encoding pilus assembly protein TadG-related protein — MQLPSRATRANTESGSALILLPLIAMVVVILTTLAINAASLYLAQHQLTQVAEACAIQGTRALDPSSYYSRGVLTLSPSTARQDVTSCVYNETSTNTSILVSYPAPLSLTVRLTQPQRAPLLAIMHIDQGIITASATASAVPSTPIAPARA, encoded by the coding sequence GTGCAGTTACCATCCAGGGCAACTAGAGCTAATACCGAATCCGGCTCGGCATTGATACTGCTGCCGTTGATCGCTATGGTGGTAGTGATCCTGACCACCTTGGCCATAAACGCTGCATCACTCTACCTTGCCCAACACCAACTCACCCAGGTGGCCGAGGCCTGTGCGATTCAGGGAACACGAGCACTTGACCCATCGTCGTACTATTCGCGAGGTGTGCTCACCCTGTCGCCATCGACCGCTCGACAGGACGTAACTAGCTGCGTTTACAACGAGACCTCAACCAATACAAGCATCCTCGTCTCCTACCCCGCACCACTCAGCCTGACCGTTAGGCTGACGCAGCCACAGCGTGCTCCTCTACTCGCCATTATGCATATCGACCAGGGTATCATCACAGCCTCTGCTACCGCTAGCGCAGTACCGTCAACACCGATCGCTCCAGCCCGCGCTTAG
- a CDS encoding MBL fold metallo-hydrolase: MNAIDPRDPKAPPVEAGVVEISTTVIRILAPNPSPMTLDGTNTYLVADTGRSRVVVIDPGPVVAEHLSAMVHEIRSRQLEVQAVITTHAHPDHAALGTQAADEFSVPFITAQEIVDSALAQRILTGCGIGVLQTPGHSGDSLSYVSADGVLLSGDHLLGRGTTAILHPDGSLRQYLRSLTKVEGTEFVAIAPGHGPAMDANLGRSVIAYYRSHRLERVEQIRHHLEAGLRVVPELVQALYGPIESPIVAWSAKASTLATITYLSEEGDWSLRGDQVVPASH; this comes from the coding sequence GTGAATGCGATTGATCCTCGGGATCCAAAGGCACCGCCGGTCGAGGCTGGAGTCGTCGAGATTAGTACCACTGTGATTCGCATTCTCGCCCCAAACCCGTCGCCGATGACGTTGGATGGAACCAATACCTATCTGGTGGCCGACACCGGTCGGTCGCGAGTGGTCGTTATTGACCCTGGTCCTGTGGTAGCAGAGCACCTCTCGGCCATGGTCCATGAGATTAGATCGCGCCAGCTCGAAGTGCAGGCTGTGATCACGACCCATGCACATCCCGATCATGCGGCACTTGGCACGCAGGCCGCAGATGAATTCAGCGTGCCTTTTATCACCGCACAAGAGATCGTTGATTCTGCGCTGGCTCAGCGGATCCTCACCGGGTGTGGCATCGGCGTGCTGCAGACACCGGGTCACAGCGGTGATTCGCTTAGCTACGTCAGTGCTGACGGCGTTCTTCTGAGTGGCGATCACCTTCTTGGACGAGGGACGACGGCGATTCTGCACCCAGATGGATCTCTTCGACAGTACTTGCGCTCCCTGACCAAGGTGGAAGGCACGGAGTTTGTGGCGATAGCGCCAGGACACGGTCCCGCTATGGACGCAAACCTTGGCCGCAGCGTCATTGCCTACTACCGTTCTCATCGACTCGAGCGCGTGGAACAGATTCGTCATCATCTCGAAGCCGGTCTTAGGGTAGTACCCGAGCTGGTTCAGGCACTTTATGGTCCCATCGAGAGTCCGATTGTCGCCTGGTCGGCAAAGGCATCGACGCTCGCGACCATTACCTATTTGAGCGAGGAAGGGGATTGGTCGCTCCGTGGCGATCAGGTCGTTCCTGCTTCGCATTAG
- a CDS encoding SAF domain-containing protein → MRSIATPIHHDDQKWSEKRKRLRSRRHIEPARLRFVGLVTMLALAVATLGASLVHEVQSPPTSWVPVAKIAIPAGAALLPQDLELRKTVLPSWLASSVTSNPTSLIGQIATSSIAPDEIIEGSMVSHVAPAAHLPLVTLTLSTSTVAAGLVQPGDRIDVIATYTAASGVASSEVLATDLRVTALSSSNGTYLITVGVDHVETALALYQAEQIGKIALIGATGVTGHTALRVYPPIGAPHVP, encoded by the coding sequence ATGCGATCGATAGCTACACCTATACATCACGATGACCAGAAATGGTCCGAGAAACGCAAACGACTTCGAAGCAGGCGCCATATCGAGCCAGCAAGGTTGCGCTTCGTTGGTCTCGTAACGATGTTGGCCCTCGCTGTCGCCACTCTCGGCGCCTCCTTGGTCCATGAGGTGCAGAGTCCACCAACCAGCTGGGTGCCAGTAGCGAAGATCGCTATTCCCGCAGGTGCTGCCCTCCTGCCTCAGGACCTGGAGTTGCGTAAGACCGTCCTACCTAGCTGGCTTGCCAGTTCGGTCACCTCCAATCCAACCTCGTTGATCGGTCAGATCGCAACCAGCTCTATAGCTCCGGATGAGATTATTGAGGGATCGATGGTCAGCCACGTCGCACCGGCCGCCCACCTGCCTCTCGTAACGCTAACATTGTCAACCTCAACCGTTGCCGCTGGACTCGTACAACCAGGCGATCGCATCGACGTCATCGCCACCTACACCGCCGCCAGTGGCGTCGCCTCCTCTGAAGTACTCGCAACCGACCTTCGCGTCACCGCCCTCTCCAGCAGCAATGGCACTTACCTAATCACAGTCGGAGTCGATCATGTCGAGACAGCCCTCGCTCTTTACCAGGCCGAACAGATCGGAAAGATCGCACTCATCGGTGCCACTGGCGTGACCGGACATACCGCTCTTCGGGTCTATCCGCCGATCGGAGCTCCTCATGTCCCATAA
- a CDS encoding type II secretion system F family protein, protein MIAIICSVIVIAGVVFEFVSHRPIQPRRHLKGVQIVPLLLTISVIALVLSPAIGLIAGGAALILVVVDSSHKGEKLNFALSNAWSMVLDETATRISSLGDPLPIAFFAAAASLPKSLETLVDAGAKNYQLTGDFQAALAPLIARLGPGSSTETLRMLASLTSVSTSEAQATLAVLSERHREDHNLTMELQAKLSGAKLARAFVVAVPFFLMAIGVIIGGGIAPYLTRLGLSMSTIALTIITLCWLWADRYLAPLGHSHTRTQRRSKIIDLMNWTAP, encoded by the coding sequence ATGATCGCGATCATTTGCTCGGTCATCGTCATCGCCGGAGTGGTCTTCGAGTTCGTGAGCCATCGACCAATTCAACCACGACGGCACCTAAAAGGCGTCCAGATCGTTCCTTTACTCCTGACGATCTCGGTCATTGCACTTGTCCTATCGCCCGCGATTGGATTGATCGCCGGTGGAGCAGCACTGATACTCGTGGTGGTCGACTCCTCCCACAAAGGCGAGAAGCTCAACTTTGCGCTTAGCAACGCTTGGTCGATGGTGCTCGACGAGACGGCCACCCGGATCTCGAGCCTCGGTGACCCTCTACCAATCGCCTTCTTTGCAGCTGCAGCATCACTACCGAAGTCTTTGGAGACTCTTGTTGACGCGGGTGCTAAGAATTACCAGCTAACAGGTGATTTCCAGGCAGCACTCGCCCCTCTGATTGCAAGACTTGGTCCAGGGTCATCCACCGAGACGCTACGGATGTTGGCGAGTCTCACAAGCGTATCGACTTCAGAGGCGCAGGCCACTCTCGCCGTGCTCTCAGAGCGTCATCGTGAAGATCACAACCTCACCATGGAGCTACAGGCGAAACTTTCTGGAGCAAAACTAGCTCGAGCCTTCGTCGTCGCCGTTCCTTTCTTTCTGATGGCGATAGGAGTGATCATCGGCGGAGGTATCGCCCCCTACCTCACTCGACTGGGCCTCAGCATGAGCACTATAGCACTGACAATAATCACGTTGTGTTGGCTCTGGGCGGATCGATATCTTGCTCCATTAGGACACTCTCACACTCGAACCCAGCGCAGGTCGAAAATCATTGACCTCATGAACTGGACCGCTCCGTGA
- the acs gene encoding acetate--CoA ligase gives MADDGATIEALFSEGRKFDPPAQLRETAAINSPQIYREGEDYETYWATQAERVLWRRRWDRVLDWSNPPFAKWFEGATLNITESCLDRHVAATPDKVAYHFEGEEGDTRTLTYRDLLGEVCKLANGLSSLGVSKGDRVAIYMGMVPEFPIALLACARIGAVHSVVFGGFSPDALADRINDAQAKVLITCDQSRRKGQLVELKTFADRALENTPSIEHVVVVERTGNAVPMQTGRDITYAALTENQSAEREATETSSEDPLYILYTSGTTGRPKGILHTTGGYLVGVATTHAQVFDLRPEDVYWCTADIGWVTGHSYIVYGPLANGATSVLYEGVPDYPDKDRYWSIIEKYKVTQLYTAPTSIRTFMKWGTEFPDRHNMESLRIIGTVGEPINPEAWMWYRKVIGGDRCPVVDTWWQTETGNMMISPLPAITAAKPGSATIPLPGIGADIVDDSGVSVPLGGGGYLVLTHPWPAMARTIYGDPDRFVDTYWSRFSDPANGLWRYFAGDGAKRDEDGYYWLLGRVDDVMNVSGHRISTLEVESALVDHPSVAEAAVIGRNDPITGQAIAAFVTLRSGIIGTEALILELRDHVADKIGKIARPASIVFTEELPKTRSGKIMRRLLRDISEQRKLGDVTTLANADVVQEIADRANSMKASTEE, from the coding sequence ATGGCCGATGATGGCGCCACAATTGAGGCACTGTTCTCCGAGGGACGAAAGTTCGATCCTCCGGCGCAGCTCCGTGAAACCGCCGCAATCAACTCGCCGCAAATCTACCGTGAGGGCGAAGACTACGAGACCTACTGGGCCACTCAAGCTGAACGAGTGCTCTGGCGGCGGCGGTGGGATCGGGTCCTCGACTGGTCAAATCCACCATTCGCCAAGTGGTTTGAGGGAGCAACCCTCAACATCACCGAGAGCTGTCTAGATCGCCACGTGGCAGCGACGCCAGACAAGGTCGCCTATCACTTTGAAGGAGAGGAGGGGGATACTCGAACCCTCACCTATCGCGACCTTCTCGGCGAGGTATGCAAGCTCGCCAATGGCTTGAGTTCGCTCGGGGTTAGCAAGGGTGACCGGGTAGCAATCTATATGGGCATGGTGCCTGAATTCCCGATTGCGTTGCTGGCTTGTGCGAGAATCGGTGCGGTCCACTCAGTGGTATTTGGGGGCTTCTCACCAGACGCGCTCGCCGACCGCATCAATGATGCTCAGGCTAAGGTGCTTATCACCTGTGATCAATCTCGGCGTAAAGGTCAGCTCGTCGAACTCAAAACCTTCGCAGATCGTGCACTCGAGAATACACCATCGATCGAGCATGTCGTGGTCGTCGAGCGTACAGGGAATGCAGTCCCTATGCAGACAGGACGGGACATAACCTATGCAGCACTTACCGAAAACCAATCGGCCGAGCGCGAGGCTACAGAGACCTCGAGCGAAGATCCGCTATACATCCTCTATACCTCAGGAACAACTGGTCGACCGAAGGGCATCTTGCATACCACCGGTGGCTATCTCGTAGGTGTTGCTACAACCCACGCTCAGGTCTTTGACCTCCGCCCGGAGGATGTCTACTGGTGCACCGCCGACATCGGATGGGTCACAGGCCATAGCTATATCGTCTATGGCCCGCTCGCCAACGGAGCCACTAGCGTGCTCTACGAAGGAGTCCCCGACTATCCGGACAAGGATCGCTACTGGTCAATCATCGAAAAATACAAGGTCACTCAGCTCTACACAGCACCGACATCGATCAGGACGTTCATGAAGTGGGGAACCGAATTCCCTGATCGTCACAACATGGAGTCATTGCGCATTATTGGTACTGTTGGTGAGCCGATCAATCCTGAGGCATGGATGTGGTATCGAAAAGTCATTGGTGGCGATCGCTGTCCAGTGGTAGACACCTGGTGGCAAACCGAAACCGGCAACATGATGATCTCGCCGCTACCAGCCATTACGGCAGCAAAACCTGGGTCGGCAACCATTCCACTTCCAGGGATCGGCGCAGATATCGTCGATGATAGTGGCGTGTCAGTTCCACTCGGTGGAGGTGGGTATCTAGTCTTGACCCACCCGTGGCCAGCGATGGCGCGTACCATCTATGGTGATCCCGATAGATTTGTCGATACCTACTGGTCTCGGTTCTCAGATCCAGCCAATGGATTGTGGCGCTATTTTGCAGGGGATGGAGCCAAGCGCGATGAGGATGGATACTACTGGCTCTTGGGCCGAGTCGACGACGTTATGAACGTCTCTGGCCACCGGATCTCTACCCTCGAGGTAGAGTCGGCCCTAGTCGACCATCCCTCAGTGGCCGAAGCCGCAGTGATCGGCCGAAACGACCCGATCACCGGTCAAGCTATCGCAGCATTCGTTACCCTGCGCTCAGGAATCATCGGAACTGAAGCGCTCATCCTCGAGCTTCGAGATCATGTAGCGGACAAGATCGGTAAGATTGCCAGGCCGGCATCTATCGTGTTCACCGAGGAGCTTCCAAAGACACGCTCGGGTAAGATCATGCGCCGGCTCCTCCGCGACATCTCCGAACAGCGCAAGCTAGGAGATGTCACGACGCTGGCGAACGCCGATGTTGTACAGGAGATCGCTGATCGAGCGAACTCCATGAAAGCTTCAACCGAGGAGTAG
- a CDS encoding PhoH family protein: MNQEYESEGKLTMSSADMGVASMSGRLRVASPPALLNVLGHNDEHLRILERAFVRSRILIRGDEITVEGPDATVVIQLFSELLAIADRGDAIEPQTLQRAIDMVEADASPRDVTDIELARSRSGKPVRPKTIGQRRYVEAIGANTITFGIGPAGTGKSYLAVALAVAALQEKRINRIILTRPAVEAGERLGFLPGDLNAKVDPYLRPLYDALYDLMDPETVTRLFERQVIEVAPLAFMRGRTLNSSFIILDEAQNTTSGQMKMFLTRIGFGSKAVVTGDVTQIDLTSGRSGLMDVERTLTGIDGVSFVRLDSRDVVRNPIVTAIVDAYDRSEAEASRS, translated from the coding sequence ATGAATCAAGAGTACGAGAGTGAGGGAAAGTTGACTATGTCTAGCGCCGATATGGGCGTGGCATCGATGTCGGGTAGGTTGCGGGTGGCGAGTCCACCGGCTCTCTTGAATGTTCTCGGCCATAACGATGAACATCTTCGCATATTGGAACGGGCGTTTGTGCGCTCTAGGATCCTAATTCGTGGTGATGAGATCACGGTTGAGGGACCTGATGCGACGGTGGTGATTCAACTCTTCTCAGAGCTTCTCGCGATCGCAGATCGTGGTGATGCTATTGAACCCCAAACGCTACAGCGCGCTATCGACATGGTGGAGGCCGACGCGAGTCCAAGAGACGTCACTGATATCGAGCTCGCACGTTCGCGATCAGGTAAGCCGGTGCGCCCGAAGACGATTGGTCAGCGCCGCTACGTAGAGGCAATTGGAGCTAATACCATCACCTTTGGCATAGGGCCGGCAGGTACTGGGAAGTCCTATCTTGCCGTTGCCCTCGCGGTAGCAGCGCTGCAAGAGAAGCGGATCAACCGTATTATCCTCACTCGACCGGCGGTGGAGGCAGGTGAACGTTTGGGCTTTCTCCCTGGCGATCTGAATGCCAAGGTGGACCCGTACCTGCGACCGTTATACGACGCCCTCTATGACCTCATGGATCCGGAGACAGTTACTCGTCTCTTCGAACGACAGGTGATCGAGGTAGCACCACTCGCGTTCATGCGCGGACGGACGCTGAACTCAAGTTTTATTATCCTGGATGAGGCACAAAATACGACCTCTGGCCAGATGAAGATGTTCCTTACCCGCATAGGTTTTGGTTCTAAGGCGGTGGTCACAGGAGACGTTACCCAGATTGACTTGACGAGTGGACGTTCAGGTCTGATGGACGTTGAGCGTACGCTTACTGGTATTGATGGGGTCTCCTTTGTAAGACTTGACTCCCGAGATGTTGTGCGCAACCCGATTGTGACTGCCATCGTTGACGCCTATGATCGAAGTGAGGCGGAGGCGAGTCGGTCGTGA
- a CDS encoding ATPase, T2SS/T4P/T4SS family, protein MQFRSDAAEGFLACCALVEQRVQAVAKEEHLDPEDPRAAGRIRELARSEAEHSTHGLRLVEADRDIGIDHVADYVTRSMLGAGPLQPLLEDQRLEEIMINGPREIFVLRSGSGHLRYPEGFYHEAHLRRIIERLAARSLGNSRALDPSEGIQDISLPDGSRLHLVHPELSATGHMLVNLRRVSYQPHAIDRVVIHELLIMALNEGATIVIAGLPGSGKTTLARRLLSSVDPRSRIVIAEEVAETGVGLANVAHLQTRRARRGASAIDLRTLVTAFLRMAPSIAVVGEIRDKEALPFLLTTTSGIPGLTTIHARDARGALTRLRLLSELNGGAISSGSMSQLIADGIDIVVYQAKVDQSFAITEVALVEDVIHTQGNTNFVTIELDLEHGSLAAPIPHNARLLQRYPGLKRLMSSPTIAELA, encoded by the coding sequence GTGCAATTCAGATCTGATGCCGCCGAAGGTTTTCTTGCCTGTTGCGCCTTGGTTGAGCAACGAGTACAGGCAGTTGCGAAAGAAGAACACCTCGACCCAGAAGACCCACGAGCAGCAGGTAGAATCCGCGAACTTGCACGCTCAGAGGCCGAACACAGTACGCACGGACTTCGACTCGTGGAGGCTGATCGCGATATCGGCATCGACCATGTCGCTGACTACGTCACTCGAAGTATGCTCGGCGCCGGTCCGCTACAACCACTCCTGGAGGACCAACGTCTGGAAGAGATCATGATCAACGGACCGCGCGAGATATTTGTGCTACGGTCAGGCTCCGGTCATCTTCGCTATCCAGAGGGCTTCTATCACGAAGCGCATCTTCGTCGCATAATCGAACGACTCGCTGCTCGCTCACTCGGCAACAGTCGCGCTCTAGACCCTTCAGAGGGGATACAAGATATCAGCCTTCCTGACGGTTCTCGTCTCCACCTTGTCCATCCAGAACTGTCAGCGACTGGACATATGCTCGTAAACCTGCGCAGGGTCTCCTACCAACCGCACGCCATCGACCGAGTTGTGATCCATGAACTCCTGATCATGGCGCTTAACGAAGGAGCAACGATAGTAATAGCAGGGCTACCCGGATCTGGCAAAACCACGTTGGCGAGACGATTACTCTCCAGCGTCGATCCACGCAGTCGAATAGTCATAGCCGAAGAGGTTGCCGAGACCGGCGTTGGCCTGGCCAACGTTGCCCACCTCCAGACGCGTAGGGCTCGTCGTGGTGCTTCAGCCATCGACTTGAGGACGCTAGTCACTGCCTTCTTGCGGATGGCTCCTTCGATAGCAGTGGTTGGTGAGATCCGTGATAAGGAGGCGCTGCCATTCTTACTGACCACCACCAGTGGAATCCCAGGGCTCACCACCATCCATGCCAGGGATGCCCGTGGTGCACTCACTCGTCTTCGACTACTCTCAGAACTCAATGGCGGTGCGATATCGAGTGGTTCGATGAGTCAACTCATCGCCGATGGAATAGATATCGTCGTCTACCAAGCAAAGGTTGACCAAAGCTTTGCTATCACTGAGGTGGCACTGGTGGAGGACGTCATTCACACCCAAGGAAACACCAACTTCGTTACCATCGAACTTGACCTTGAACATGGGTCTCTTGCTGCACCCATTCCTCACAACGCTCGACTTCTCCAGCGCTACCCCGGGCTAAAGCGTCTCATGAGCTCGCCGACGATCGCGGAGCTCGCATGA